The following coding sequences lie in one Panicum virgatum strain AP13 chromosome 6N, P.virgatum_v5, whole genome shotgun sequence genomic window:
- the LOC120678871 gene encoding xyloglucan endotransglycosylase/hydrolase protein 8-like — translation MAGRRSLALLAVSLALLQVASAARSWLTEFTTDGTVRTGYDASGQKVMMLNLDRSSGPAGFNSKEQFLYGEFSIEMKLIPGNSAGTVSCFYLSSGTDDWRDEIDMEFMGNSSGQPVVLNTNVWANGDGKKEHQFDLWFDPSADYHTYTIIWNPENILFKVDNVFIRSFKRYADLPYPSSKPMTLHATLWDGSYWATEKGKVPIDWSNAPFVVSYRSFYANACVSGGACHAGRDGWMHRQLDAAEWGTVRWAERNYMRYNYCQDGWRFSQGLPAECSRN, via the exons ATGGCAGGGCGGCGTTCCCTGGCTCTGCTCGCCGTCTCCCTCGCGCTCTTGCAGGTCgcctcggcggcgaggtcctGGCTCACCGAGTTCACCACGGACGGCACCGTCCGCACGGGGTACGACGCTTCCGGCCAGAAGGTGATGATGCTCAACCTCGACCGGAGCTCCGGCCCCGCTGGATTCAACTCCAAGGAGCAGTTCCTCTACGGCGAGTTCAGCATCGAGATGAAGCTCATCCCCGGAAACTCCGCCGGCACCGTCTCCTGCTTCTAC CTTTCGTCCGGCACCGATGACTGGCGCGACGAGATCGACATGGAGTTCATGGGCAACTCGAGCGGCCAGCCGGTGGTGCTCAACACCAACGTGTGGGCCAACGGGGACGGCAAGAAGGAGCACCAGTTCGACCTCTGGTTCGATCCCTCCGCCGACTACCACACCTACACCATCATCTGGAACCCGGAGAACATCCTCTTCAAGGTCGACAACGTCTTCATCCGGTCCTTCAAGCGCTACGCCGACCTGCCCTACCCGAGCTCCAAGCCCATGACGCTGCACGCGACGCTGTGGGACGGCAGCTACTGGGCCACGGAGAAGGGCAAGGTCCCCATCGACTGGAGCAACGCGCCCTTCGTCGTCTCGTACCGGAGCTTCTACGCCAACGCCTGCGTCAGCGGCGGCGCGTGCCACGCCGGCAGGGACGGGTGGATGCACAggcagctcgacgccgccgagtGGGGCACCGTGAGGTGGGCGGAGCGCAACTACATGCGCTACAACTACTGCCAGGATGGGTGGAGGTTCTCGCAGGGGCTCCCCGCCGAGTGCAGCCGCAACTGA
- the LOC120677984 gene encoding wiskott-Aldrich syndrome protein homolog 1-like — protein sequence MDLLQVTSLLPVRQSSTVNQSQTALAPSPDPPARPLPCYSPPPSPSTRASPSPRPSGRRGPQSLHPPLAAPQALAGGSAPSRPPLRPRLAAIRAVSTADPRPRPPSVPSSSRRRSVPAAVPTVDPRPRPPSAPSSPHRHSIPCGSTSARLPSAPPGRRYTSSRRSVPGSALSSLPGRRLPIPDGGAVFTHSLERLRAPGGAELDVPWLTAPSTSPRACRSSSRAAPSSAPRR from the exons ATGGATTTGTTACAGGTTACCTCCCTGTTGCCTGTAAGACAATCATCCACCGTTAATCAATCACAGA CCGCTCTGGCACCCTCCCCCGACCCACCCGCACGTCCTCTCCCTTGCTACAGCCCGCCGCCTTCCCCCTCGACCCGTGCCTCCCCCTCTCCACGCCccagcggccgccgcggcccccaAAGCCTTCACCCTCCTTTGGCCGCCCCTCAAGCGTTGGCCGGCGGATCCGCGCcgtcccggccgccgctccgtccTCGCCTGGCCGCCATCCGCGCCGTCTCGACCGCCGATCCGCGTCCCCGGCCGCCGTCCGTGCCAtcctcgtcgcgccgccgctccgtcccGGCCGCCGTCCCGACCGTCGATCCGCGTCCCCGGCCGCCGTCTGCGCCCTCCTCGCCGCACCGCCACTCCATCCCCTGCGGATCCACGTCGGCCCGGCTACCGTCCGCGCCGCCCGGACGCCGATATACATCCAGCCGCCGCTCCGTCCCCGGCTCCGCGCTGTCCTCGCTCCCTGGTCGTCGCCTCCCCATCCCTGATGGAGGGGCTGTGTTCACGCACTCCCTTGAGAGGCTGCGCGCGCccggcggggcggagctcgacgtgCCCTGGCTCACGGCCCCTTCAACCTCACCTCGCGCATGCCGTTCTTCCTCGCGGGCGGCGCCATCATCCGCGCCACGCAG GTGA